Proteins encoded together in one Chelonoidis abingdonii isolate Lonesome George chromosome 1, CheloAbing_2.0, whole genome shotgun sequence window:
- the CAND1 gene encoding cullin-associated NEDD8-dissociated protein 1 yields MASASYHISNLLEKMTSSDKDFRFMATNDLMTELQKDSIKLDDDSERKVVKMILKLLEDKNGEVQNLAVKCLGPLVSKVKEYQVETIVDTLCTNMLSDKEQLRDISSIGLKTVIGELPPASSGSALAANVCKKITGRLTSAIAKQEDVSVQLEALDIMADMLSRQGGLLVNFHPSILTCLLPQLTSPRLAVRKRTIIALGHLVMSCGNIVFVDLIEHLLTELSKNDSMSTTRTYIQCIAAISRQAGHRIGEYLEKIIPLVVKFCNVDDDELREYCIQAFESFVRRCPKEVYPHVSTIINICLKYLTYDPNYNYDDEDEDENAMDADGGDDDDQGSDDEYSDDDDMSWKVRRAAAKCLDAVVSTRHEMLPEFYKTVSPALIARFKEREENVKADVFHAYLSLLKQTRPVQSWLCDPDAMEQGETPLTMLQSQVPNIVKALHKQMKEKSVKTRQCCFNMLTELVNVLPGALTQHIPVLVPGIIFSLNDKSSSSNLKIDALSCLYVILCNHSPQVFHPHVQALVPPVVACVGDPFYKITSEALLVTQQLVKVIRPLDQPSSFDATPYIKDLFTCTIKRLKAADIDQEVKERAISCMGQIICSLGDNLGTDLPTTLQIFLERLKNEITRLTTVKALTLIAGSPLKIDLRPILGEGVPILASFLRKNQRALKLGTLSALDILIKNYSDSLTAAMIDAVLDELPPLISESDMHVSQMAISFLTTLAKVYPSSLSKISGSILNELIGLVRSPLLQGGALSAMLEFFQALVVTGTNNLGYMDLLRMLTGPVYSQSTALTHKQSYYSIAKCVAALTRACPKEGPAVVGQFIQDVKNSRSTDSIRLLALLSLGEVGHHIDLSGQIELKSVILEAFSSPSEEVKSAASYALGSISVGNLPEYLPFVLQEITSQPKRQYLLLHSLKEIISSASVVGLKPYVENIWALLLKHCECAEEGTRNVVAECLGKLTLIDPETLLPRLKGYLASGSSYARSSVVTAVKFTISDHPQPIDPLLKNCIGDFLKTLEDPDLNVRRVALVTFNSAAHNKPSLIRDLLDTVLPHLYNETKVRKELIREVEMGPFKHTVDDGLDIRKAAFECMYTLLDSCLDRLDIFEFLNHVEDGLKDHYDIKMLTFLMLVRLSTLCPSAVLQRLDRLVEPLRATCTTKVKANSVKQEFEKQDELKRSAMRAVAALLTIPEAEKSPLMSEFQSQISSNPELAAIFESIQKDSSSTNLESMDTS; encoded by the exons GATCTGCATTAGCGGCTAATGTTTGTAAAAAGATCACAGGGCGTCTTACAAGTGCTATAGCCAAGCAGGAAGATGTGTCTGTCCAATTAGAGGCCTTGGATATCATGGCTGATATGCTGAGCAG GCAAGGAGGACTGCTTGTTAACTTCCATCCTTCAATTCTGACCTGTCTGCTCCCCCAGCTGACTAGTCCCAGGCTTGCTGTGAGGAAAAGAACCATCATTGCTCTTGGTCACCTGGTTATGAGTTGTGGCAATATAGTTTTTGTTGACCTCATTGAACATCTGTTGACAGAGCTGTCTAAAAATGATTCCATGTCAACAACTAGGACCTATATACAGTGTATTGCTGCTATCAGTAGGCAAGCAGGTCACAGAATAG GTGAATATCTTGAGAAAATAATCCCTTTAGTGGtaaaattttgtaatgtagatgaTGATGAACTAAGAGAATATTGCATTCAAGCTTTTGAATCTTTTGTTAGGAG ATGTCCAAAGGAAGTTTATCCTCATGTGTCTACCATTATAAACATTTGTCTTAAATACCTTACCTATGATCCTAATTACAATTatgatgatgaagatgaagaTGAAAATGCCATGGATGctgatggtggtgatgatgatgatcaag GGAGTGATGATGAATATAGTGATGATGACGATATGAGCTGGAAAGTGAGACGTGCAGCAGCTAAATGTTTAGATGCTGTGGTTAGCACACGACATGAAATGCTTCCAGAATTCTACAAGACCGTATCTCCTGCTTTAATAGCCAGATTCAAAGAGCGTGAGGAGAATGTAAAAGCAGATGTTTTCCATGCGTatctttctcttttaaaacaaactcgACCTGTGCAGAGTTGGCTGTGTGATCCTGACGCAATGGAACAAGGAGAGACACCTTTGACAATGCTTCAGAGTCAG GTTCCCAACATAGTTAAAGCCTTGCACAAACAGATGAAGGAGAAGAGTGTGAAGACTCGTCAGTGTTGTTTTAACATGCTAACTGAACTGGTAAATGTTTTACCTGGAGCCCTAACACAACACATTCCTGTACTTGTGCCAG GGATAATTTTTTCACTGAATGACAAATCAAGTTCCTCTAACTTGAAGATTGATGCTTTGTCTTGTCTGTATGTGATCCTGTGTAACCATTCTCCCCAAGTCTTCCATCCTCATGTTCAAGCACTGGTGCCTCCAGTTGTAGCTTGTGTTGGAGACCCTTTTTACAAGATAACATCAGAGGCACTTCTGGTTACACAGCAGCTTGTGAAGGTCATTCGTCCTTTAGACCAGCCTTCTTCCTTTGATGCCACACCTTACATCAAAGATTTGTTTACTTGCACCATCAAGAGACTGAAGGCTGCTGACATTGATCAGGAAGTAAAAGAGAGGGCAATCTCCTGTATGGGCCAGATCATCTGCAGCCTTGGTGATAATCTGGGCACTGACCTGCCTACTACACTTCAGATCTTCCTAGAGAGACTAAAGAATGAGATTACTCGCTTAACTACAGTGAAGGCTTTGACGCTGATTGCTGGCTCTCCTTTGAAGATAGATCTGAGACCAATCCTTGGGGAAGGAGTTCCTATCCTTGCCTCTTTCCTCAGAAAGAACCAGCGAGCTTTGAAACTAGGCACGCTTTCCGCTCTagatatcttaattaaaaattaCAGTGACAGCTTGACAGCTGCCATGATTGATGCTGTCCTGGATGAGCTTCCACCTCTTATCAGTGAAAGTGATATGCACGTTTCACAGATGGCCATCAGTTTTCTGACTACACTGGCTAAAGTGTATCCTTCCTCCCTCTCAAAGATCAGTGGGTCTATTCTTAATGAACTTATTGGCCTGGTGAGATCACCATTATTGCAGGGTGGAGCACTTAGTGCTATGCTAGAATTTTTCCAAGCTTTGGTTGTGACTGGAACAAATAACTTAGGATATATGGATTTATTACGCATGTTAACAGGTCCAGTGTACTCGCAGAGCACTGCACTTACTCACAAGCAGTCTTATTATTCCATTGCCAAATGTGTAGCTGCCCTTACACGCGCTTGCCCTAAAGAGGGACCAGCTGTAGTAGGTCAGTTCATTCAAGATGTCAAGAATTCAAGGTCCACAGATTCCATTCGTCTTTTAGCTTTGCTGTCTCTTGGGGAAGTTGGACATCACATTGATCTAAGTGGACAAATTGAGCTCAAGTCTGTAATACTAGAAGCATTCTCCTCTCCAAGTGAAGAAGTCAAATCTGCAGCATCTTATGCCCTTGGCAGTATTAGTGTTGGCAATCTTCCTGAATATCTACCATTTGTCTTACAAGAAATAACCAGTCAGCCTAAGAGGCAATACCTACTTCTCCATTCCTTGAAAGAAATAATTAGCTCTGCATCAGTGGTAGGCCTCAAACCATATGTTGAGAACATCTGGGCCTTACTGCTGAAACACTGTGAGTGTGCAGAAGAGGGTACCAGAAATGTTGTTGCTGAATGCTTGGGCAAGCTTACCTTAATAGACCCAGAGACTCTGCTACCAAGGCTCAAGGGATATTTGGCATCAG GGTCATCATATGCTCGAAGTTCAGTAGTTACTGCTGTGAAGTTCACGATTTCCGATCATCCACAACCCATAGATCCACTATTAAAGAACTGCATAG GTGATTTTCTAAAAACATTGGAAGACCCAGATCTCAATGTAAGGAGAGTGGCCCTAGTGACGTTTAATTCAGCAGCACACAATAAACCATCATTAATAAGAGACCTTTTAGATACTGTGCTTCCTCATCTTTACAATGAAACAAAAGTCAGAAAAGAACTAATAAGAGAG GTGGAAATGGGACCATTCAAGCATACAGTTGATGATGGGTTGGACATTAGAAAGGCAGCTTTTGAGTGCATGTACACTCTTTTAGATAGCTGTCTGGATAGGCTAGACATATTTGAATTCCTAAACCATGTTGAAGATGGTTTGAAGGATCATTATGACATTAAG ATGCTAACATTTCTAATGTTGGTGAGACTGTCTACTCTTTGTCCAAGTGCAGTACTGCAGAGATTGGATAGGCTTGTTGAACCCTTACGTGCCACATGTACAACTAAG GTAAAGGCAAACTCAGTGAAACAGGAGTTTGAAAAACAAGATGAACTGAAGCggtctgccatgagggcagtAGCAGCCCTTCTAACCATTCCAGAAGCAGAGAAGAGTCCGTTAATGAGTGAATTTCAGTCACAGATAAGCTCTAATCCTGAGCTGGCAGCCATCTTTGAAAGTATCCAGAAAGATTCATCATCCACTAACTTAGAATCAATGGACACTAGTTAG